Below is a genomic region from Desulfobacter sp..
CAAACCCGCCCCCCTGCTCCATCTGTCCAAGCGCCTTGATCCGCTGCCTGAAAGATTCCATGAATTGTTCCTGGGTCTGGGTGATGTTGGTGACCAGGGATGAGACTTCCTTTTCTTTTTCAAGGTCAAACACGATGTTTGAATATTGGCCCAGCTTCTGGTTGACCGCTTCCAGCCGGGCTTTCTGGTCGGCCTGGAGCGCCAGCATGGAAATAAGGTCTGTGATATCGCAAATGACCAGAGCCCGCCCCACCAGGCGTTTGCCCTGGCGGATCTCCTTGGTTCGGCAGTCCATGTACCGCCCATTGTTAGCTGAGGTAAATGTATTAAACCCATACTTGCGGCAGCGGACCATATCTTTGCTGAAAATCCTCTCAGGCCTTCCTCCGGGTATAGCCACGGCCTCCTGAACCAAAAAATCGGCATCCCGGGCTTGACGGTTGCGGAATATGATATTGTTGCCCGGGTCACAGACCAGAATCGCATCTTTGATAAGATCGTTGATATTGGCAAAGGCCTGGCCGCCGATACGATAGGATTTAAGATCTGCGGAAAAAATATGAATAGAGACCAGCCAGGCCGGGTATAAGGTCAGTAGCCCCCAGTTTCCCAGGCGGTCTGCCCAAATCGCCCCGCCCAGATACAGAGCCGGGGGAAAAAGAAAAAGAACAGAGGAAAAAAGCCTTGATTCTGACATCAGAACAACAGCCGCATATGCCAGCCAGCCGCCCATGATCCACAGGTAAACGGTTCCCAGCCGGACATCGGAAAAAACAAATGACTGAATCAGCCACTGGGGATGGAACCATGCCCCTGCAAGAATACAGCCCGAGATCAGAGAAAGAACAGGGTGAACTAAAACAGCAATTGGCCTTTTTTTGCTGAGCAGCCCGGATATGGCGGCAATGGTAATCAGGATGCAGGCAAGTTCCCCTCCCTTTGCCGCTTGGGCTGTCTCCTGGGAAACCAGCACCTCATGGGCGAATCTGAATATTGATGCCAGGCCCAGGGAAAGATGGGCCAAAAAAACGGGCTTGCCCTTCTGACCGAGGCCCTGGTACACGCACATCACTGTGCTGATGCAGACCCAGATCACGAAAAGGGTCAAAAAAACAATCACAGAAAACTGGTAATTTGTGTAGTAACGGCCGTCTCCCACACGTTCTCCTCGGGCCTAAAGGTTAATCTGCATCCCCCTTTATCATATGGAACATCGGTCCCACAAAAAAGTTTTTTTTAGGAAGGATTTCTCCTATCATTCCCATAAAAACCTTGTCAACCATTTCTTTTTTAAAGGCTTTATCCGCACCCAGATCCCCCCATGGGATAAAAACAAATCTTCCAGATCCCTTTTAAGAGTTTTTAATTTACAATCCTTGATTTGACGTTTATATTCCATTTAATGACTATGGAAAACATTGAAAAAAGCAGGACAAAAAAGAAAAAGCAGGCCCAGGCCCTTCAGAAACTCGGAAAAGAACTGGCCGGTCTGCCCATCCCGCATTTAAAGCGGCTGGACCTTCCAGCAGAATTGTTTGAGGCATTAAAAGCGGGCAAGTCAATCACCTCCAATGTTGCGGCCCGGCGGCAAAGACAATTTGTCGGCGCTTTGATGCGAAATGTGGACCCTGTGCCCATACGGATTGCCCTGGACAGCTTAAAGTCGGAAAACCGCCTTGCCCAGCCCTTGTCTCCCGCCCGAATATGGGTGGACAGGCTCCTAAAACAAGAGCCCGCAGCCATTGAAGAATGTCTTGAGGCCTGCCAGGACCTCACCCGGCAGCGGCTCAGGCAGTTGATCAGAAATATCAACAAGGACAAGCGAGCCCAAAAAAGTTCCAAAGCCCTGAAAACGCTGGAGGAGATTCTTTTAAACGGGATGGATCAAAGGTGAAGCGCCAGGGCAGATATGACCGAATCTACACCCAACTGGATGAATTGATCACAGACAAATCCCCGAATCTCATTGCGGCAATGGCAACCATTGCTGCCCTGCTTCACCATAAAATGCCCCATCATTTCTGGACAGGATTTTATTTTTCAGCCCCCAAAGGAGAGCTGAACATCGGACCTTACCAGGGCACCCTGGCCTGTCAGGTGCTCAAAGAGACCGGGGTCTGCCTTTCTTGTGTGAAGAAAAAAGCGCCGGTGGTGGTAAAAAATGTTGAAGAGTTTCCCGGCCACATTGCCTGTGATGCCAGGTCCAAAAGTGAAATTGTCATCCCCCTGATCAAAAATAAAAAGGTGATGGCTGTTCTGGACATTGATTCTTTGGATTTGTGTCAATTCAGCCGGGCAGATATCAAGCCCCTTGAAAAAATCCTCTCTTTGCTCACCCCTTTTCTTTAACCCTGCCAAGCCCTCTTAATTTAACCAAGATTTGACCCAGCCCAACACCCCCTTTTTTCTGGCCTTTTTAGGGACAGGATCAACCCTTTCTTTTCTGGCGGCCTTCCCGAGTTTGGTCATCTGATGTTTCGATCCTGAAACCAGGGACTGGCCAGGGCCGTTCAAGGTGATGAGAATCTCTTTGACCAAGGCGTCCTGGGTCTCTTTTTTGGCAATGTTCAAGTTTGGATTCTGCCCGAGAAAGGTCTCTGCCAGGCAAAGAGTGCTGCCGTCGCCGCTGGCACCGATTTGGGCCTCACGGGCAATGGCGTAGGCAAACTGGGTCAGACCTGCGATGAGAATATACTCAGGCGGGGCCTGGTCCGGCATCTGGGAAAAACCCACCCCCTCGCAGATATTGACCGGCAACTGCCAGGTCTTGAGCACCTGGGCCGCCACAAGGGCGTCCGTGGTGCCGAACAACTCTCGTTCAACCTCGTACAGGGGGTGTTCAAAGGTTTGGGCCCGGGCAATGGCAAAAGAAAACTGATCCGGAAAATGAATGGCCATCAAAAGCTTGCCCAGGCCCTGGAGCATCCCTGCCATATACAGGTCTCCGGGCAGCACATCCATGCCCAGGATGAGATGGCCCAGCCGCCGGTTGGCAACGGCGCAGGCCCAGGAAAATGCCCAAAAATCAGTATAGGAAAAGCCCTCAATATCCGGAAACCTTGGAAGAAGCTGTTTATAAAACTGAAGGCATACCGTATTCACGGTCTCTTTGAGGCCGATGCGGGTGATGGCAGACCTGAGGGTGACACTTTTTTCCATCCCGCTGTAATATTGGGAATTGGCCAATTGAAGAATCCGGGTAAAAAGGCCGGGGTCAGATTCAACCAGCTTTGCAAATTCAGGAATATCAATCTTGTCCTCGGGCTGGCGGACCATTTTAAAAATCCTGCGGATATTGCCTGGAATGGCAGGGATTTTAACACTTGTGGTGAGAATCTCATGGGCAATACTCAGGGCAATGGTTTTTTCGCTAACCAGGGTATCTTTCATGGGTCACCTTATCCTTATATAAAGTTAAAGCAAAGATGCTGAAAAGATGCCAGAAAAAAAATT
It encodes:
- a CDS encoding DUF615 domain-containing protein, whose amino-acid sequence is MTMENIEKSRTKKKKQAQALQKLGKELAGLPIPHLKRLDLPAELFEALKAGKSITSNVAARRQRQFVGALMRNVDPVPIRIALDSLKSENRLAQPLSPARIWVDRLLKQEPAAIEECLEACQDLTRQRLRQLIRNINKDKRAQKSSKALKTLEEILLNGMDQR
- a CDS encoding GAF domain-containing protein, with the protein product MKRQGRYDRIYTQLDELITDKSPNLIAAMATIAALLHHKMPHHFWTGFYFSAPKGELNIGPYQGTLACQVLKETGVCLSCVKKKAPVVVKNVEEFPGHIACDARSKSEIVIPLIKNKKVMAVLDIDSLDLCQFSRADIKPLEKILSLLTPFL
- a CDS encoding HDOD domain-containing protein, whose protein sequence is MKDTLVSEKTIALSIAHEILTTSVKIPAIPGNIRRIFKMVRQPEDKIDIPEFAKLVESDPGLFTRILQLANSQYYSGMEKSVTLRSAITRIGLKETVNTVCLQFYKQLLPRFPDIEGFSYTDFWAFSWACAVANRRLGHLILGMDVLPGDLYMAGMLQGLGKLLMAIHFPDQFSFAIARAQTFEHPLYEVERELFGTTDALVAAQVLKTWQLPVNICEGVGFSQMPDQAPPEYILIAGLTQFAYAIAREAQIGASGDGSTLCLAETFLGQNPNLNIAKKETQDALVKEILITLNGPGQSLVSGSKHQMTKLGKAARKERVDPVPKKARKKGVLGWVKSWLN